Proteins encoded together in one Camelina sativa cultivar DH55 chromosome 9, Cs, whole genome shotgun sequence window:
- the LOC109126478 gene encoding probable LRR receptor-like serine/threonine-protein kinase At1g07650, with amino-acid sequence MKLHGDEVALLKEIGKKMKKRDWDFTNDPCSGKGNWIVNSNLLQKSTLTCDCFIDPHNSSTCHVISIVLTSQNLTGIIPPEFSQLRYLKTLILRRNCLVGSIPKEWGSMHLEKLSFLGNRLTGPFPKVLTSITSLRILELEGNQFSGPIPPEIGNLVNLEELSLSSNSFSGPLPEQLGLLKNLHFMRISDNDFTGRIPEFIGNWTMLYHLEMFGSGLDGPLPSSTSALTSLFKLQISDLGGKSSPFPPLQNLKSLTVLELRRCNINGRIPKYIGDMTRLKTLDLSFNLLTNNIPSSLANLKLADYM; translated from the exons ATGAAGCTCCACGGTGATGAAG TAGCTCTATTGAAAGAGATaggaaagaagatgaagaaaagagattGGGACTTTACCAACGATCCATGCAGTGGGAAAGGAAACTGGATTGTAAACTCTAATCTACTTCAAAAGAGCACTCTCACTTGTGATTGTTTCATTGATCCCCACAACTCATCGACGTGTCATGTCATTTCAAT AGTTTTGACGTCGCAGAATTTGACAGGCATTATCCCCCCAGAGTTCTCTCAGCTCCGTTATCTCAAAACTCT GATCCTTCGTCGTAACTGTCTTGTTGGATCAATACCAAAGGAATGGGGATCAATGCATTTGGAAAAGTT ATCTTTTTTGGGGAACCGACTAACGGGTCCATTTCCGAAAGTGTTAACCAGCATTACATCACTCCGAATTCT gGAACTCGAAGGAAACCAATTTTCAGGACCAATCCCTCCTGAGATTGGAAATTTGGTTAATCTGGAAGAATT ATCGCTGTCTTCAAATTCTTTCAGTGGTCCTTTACCTGAACAGCTTGGACTCCTTAAAAACCTGCACTTCAT GAGGATAAGTGATAATGACTTTACTGGGCGAATACCAGAATTCATTGGAAACTGGACAATGTTATATCATCT gGAGATGTTTGGTAGCGGTTTGGATGGTCCATTACCTTCCAGTACTTCAGCCCTGACTAGCTTGTTCAAACT CCAGATTAGCGATCTAGGTGGAAAATCGTCGCCCTTCCCTCCGTTGCAGAATTTGAAGTCTCTCACTGTATt GGAGTTGAGGAGATGCAACATAAACGGACGAATTCCAAAATATATTGGAGATATGACGAGACTCAAAACACT TGACCTCAGTTTTAACCTGTTAACCAACAACATTCCATCATCATTGGCCAACTTGAAGTTAGCAGATTATATGTAA
- the LOC104712165 gene encoding RNA-binding protein 34-like isoform X2, with amino-acid sequence MVLSNKKLKQRIRQDLVQSLSASVYESQSLKVLLDSASHKPRLSKREKRRNSETCGAREEDDQGVRESDVDNGGSSEKTDTKIIIIKKRKRDDSVEGELEGDEGTKEGDHNPQKQKQKQKNKKKKKKRKVNKAPKKAEEEDKVKVEEIQVNNTDNKEEEVVDGGVVPNKLYVGGIPYQSTEDEIRSYFRSSGVITKVDCKMRPEDGAFSGIAFITFETEDGAKRALAFDRAAMGDRFLTIQQYVKTSTPSIPRRKTSSGFAPEMVDGYNRVYIGNLAWDTTERDIRKLFSDCVITSVRLGKNKETGDFKGYAHVDFKDSVSVAIALKLDQHVISGRPVKICCALKERPAAVEETYAAAPDDLVPANEVDNGNYFATTVSSGKVKRRVCYECGEKGHLSTACPKKLQDGADDQANSKLGREEAVDGYALQKTSGDSYYYMNETYAATNEADNGSVVGKVKRRNCYECGEKGHLSTACPKKLQNTNSKLDHQAGPIQVTSNGGGTFMDETYATDPISVAAATNEADDVNLTSPVSTGKKVKRRNCYECGEKGHLSSACPKKLQKQG; translated from the exons ATGGTGCTGTCGAACAAGAAGCTGAAGCAGAGGATTCGACAAGACTTGGTTCAATCACTATCTGCCTCCGTATACGAGTCTCAGTCTCTGAAAGTGCTTCTTGATTCAGCTAGCCACAAACCCAGATtgtcaaagagagagaaacgaaGAAATAGCGAAACTTGCGGCGCTAGAGAAGAAGACGACCAAGGAGTCAGAGAGAGTGACGTTGACAATGGTGGGTCAAGCGAGAAAACTGATACgaagattattattataaagaagagaaagagagacgatTCTGTGGAAGGCGAATTAGAAGGAGATGAAGGAACTAAGGAAGGGGATCATAACCcccagaagcagaagcagaagcagaaaaataagaagaaaaagaagaagagaaaggtaaACAAAGCACCAAAGAAggctgaggaagaagacaaggttAAGGTAGAAGAGATTCAAGTTAATAATACTGACAA caaagaagaagaagtagtagaTGGGGGTGTTGTTCCTAACAAGTTATATGTTGGGGGTATTCCTTATCAGAGTACAGAAGATGAGATTCGTAGCTACTTCAGAAGCTCTGGAGTCATCACTAAAGTTGACTGCAAGATGCGTCCTGAGGATGGTGCATTCAGTGGTATTGCCTTCATCACTTttgaa ACTGAAGATGGCGCAAAACGTGCTTTGGCTTTTGATAGAGCTGCAAT GGGTGATCGGTTTTTGACAATCCAGCAATACGTGAAAACAAGCACCCCTTCCATTCCCAGAAGGAAAACATCGTCTGGCTTCGCTCCAGAAATGGTGGATGGCTATAACAGGGTTTACATTGGGAATTTAGCTTGGGACACAACAGAGCGTGACATACGGAAACTCTTCTCTGACTGCGTAATAACCTCAGTGCGGCTGGGCAAAAACAAAGAGACTGGGGACTTTAAAGGGTACGCGCATGTGGATTTCAAAGATAGCGTGTCTGTGGCGATTGCGCTGAAGCTTGATCAGCATGTTATTTCCGGAAGACCTGTCAAGATATGCTGTGCCCTTAAAGAGAGACCAGCAGCAGTGGAAGAGACTTATGCTGCTGCTCCTGATGATCTAGTACCGGCTAACGAAGTTGATAACGGAAACTACTTTGCAACCACGGTTAGCAGCGGTAAAGTCAAAAGGAGGGTCTGTTATGAGTGTGGAGAAAAGGGTCATCTTTCTACAGCCTGTCCCAAAAAGCTACAAGATGGTGCTGATGATCAGGCAAACTCAAAGCTGGGTCGTGAGGAGGCTGTCGATGGGTATGCTCTTCAAAAGACTAGTGGTGATTCTTACTACTACATGAATGAGACTTATGCTGCTACGAATGAAGCTGATAACGGAAGCGTTGTTGGTAAggtgaaaagaagaaactgtTACGAGTGCGGAGAAAAGGGTCATCTTTCTACTGCTTGTCCAAAGAAGCTtcaaaacacaaactcaaagctGGATCACCAAGCAGGACCGATTCAGGTAACAAGCAATGGTGGTGGTACTTTCATGGACGAAACATATGCTACAGATCCGATATCCGTTGCTGCTGCGACAAATGAAGCTGATGATGTAAACTTAACGTCCCCGGTTAGCACTGGTAAGAAGGTCAAAAGGAGAAACTGTTACGAGTGTGGAGAAAAAGGTCATCTGTCTTCAGCTTGTCCTAAGAAGCTGCAAAAACAAGGCTGA
- the LOC104712165 gene encoding RNA-binding protein 34-like isoform X1, giving the protein MVLSNKKLKQRIRQDLVQSLSASVYESQSLKVLLDSASHKPRLSKREKRRNSETCGAREEDDQGVRESDVDNGGSSEKTDTKIIIIKKRKRDDSVEGELEGDQVTKEGDNPQKQKQKQKQKKKKKKKRKVNKAPKKAEEEEDKVKKVEEIQVNNTDNKEEEVVDGGVVPNKLYVGGIPYQSTEDEIRSYFRSSGVITKVDCKMRPEDGAFSGIAFITFETEDGAKRALAFDRAAMGDRFLTIQQYVKTSTPSIPRRKTSSGFAPEMVDGYNRVYIGNLAWDTTERDIRKLFSDCVITSVRLGKNKETGDFKGYAHVDFKDSVSVAIALKLDQHVISGRPVKICCALKERPAAVEETYAAAPDDLVPANEVDNGNYFATTVSSGKVKRRVCYECGEKGHLSTACPKKLQDGADDQANSKLGREEAVDGYALQKTSGDSYYYMNETYAATNEADNGSVVGKVKRRNCYECGEKGHLSTACPKKLQNTNSKLDHQAGPIQVTSNGGGTFMDETYATDPISVAAATNEADDVNLTSPVSTGKKVKRRNCYECGEKGHLSSACPKKLQKQG; this is encoded by the exons ATGGTGCTGTCGAACAAGAAGCTGAAGCAGAGGATTCGACAAGACTTGGTTCAATCACTATCTGCCTCCGTATACGAGTCTCAGTCTCTGAAAGTGCTTCTTGATTCAGCTAGCCACAAACCCAGATtgtcaaagagagagaaacgaaGAAATAGCGAAACTTGCGGCGCTAGAGAAGAAGACGACCAAGGAGTCAGAGAGAGTGACGTTGACAATGGTGGGTCAAGCGAGAAAACTGATACgaagattattattataaagaagagaaagagagacgatTCTGTGGAAG GCGAATTAGAAGGAGATCAAGTAACTAAGGAAGGGGATAACCCCCaaaagcagaagcagaagcagaagcagaaaaaaaagaagaagaagaagagaaaggtaaACAAAGCACCAAAGAaggctgaggaagaagaagacaaggttAAGAAGGTAGAAGAGATTCAAGTTAATAATACTGACAA caaagaagaagaagtagtagaTGGGGGTGTTGTTCCTAACAAGTTATATGTTGGGGGTATTCCTTATCAGAGTACAGAAGATGAGATTCGTAGCTACTTCAGAAGCTCTGGAGTCATCACTAAAGTTGACTGCAAGATGCGTCCTGAGGATGGTGCATTCAGTGGTATTGCCTTCATCACTTttgaa ACTGAAGATGGCGCAAAACGTGCTTTGGCTTTTGATAGAGCTGCAAT GGGTGATCGGTTTTTGACAATCCAGCAATACGTGAAAACAAGCACCCCTTCCATTCCCAGAAGGAAAACATCGTCTGGCTTCGCTCCAGAAATGGTGGATGGCTATAACAGGGTTTACATTGGGAATTTAGCTTGGGACACAACAGAGCGTGACATACGGAAACTCTTCTCTGACTGCGTAATAACCTCAGTGCGGCTGGGCAAAAACAAAGAGACTGGGGACTTTAAAGGGTACGCGCATGTGGATTTCAAAGATAGCGTGTCTGTGGCGATTGCGCTGAAGCTTGATCAGCATGTTATTTCCGGAAGACCTGTCAAGATATGCTGTGCCCTTAAAGAGAGACCAGCAGCAGTGGAAGAGACTTATGCTGCTGCTCCTGATGATCTAGTACCGGCTAACGAAGTTGATAACGGAAACTACTTTGCAACCACGGTTAGCAGCGGTAAAGTCAAAAGGAGGGTCTGTTATGAGTGTGGAGAAAAGGGTCATCTTTCTACAGCCTGTCCCAAAAAGCTACAAGATGGTGCTGATGATCAGGCAAACTCAAAGCTGGGTCGTGAGGAGGCTGTCGATGGGTATGCTCTTCAAAAGACTAGTGGTGATTCTTACTACTACATGAATGAGACTTATGCTGCTACGAATGAAGCTGATAACGGAAGCGTTGTTGGTAAggtgaaaagaagaaactgtTACGAGTGCGGAGAAAAGGGTCATCTTTCTACTGCTTGTCCAAAGAAGCTtcaaaacacaaactcaaagctGGATCACCAAGCAGGACCGATTCAGGTAACAAGCAATGGTGGTGGTACTTTCATGGACGAAACATATGCTACAGATCCGATATCCGTTGCTGCTGCGACAAATGAAGCTGATGATGTAAACTTAACGTCCCCGGTTAGCACTGGTAAGAAGGTCAAAAGGAGAAACTGTTACGAGTGTGGAGAAAAAGGTCATCTGTCTTCAGCTTGTCCTAAGAAGCTGCAAAAACAAGGCTGA
- the LOC104712165 gene encoding RNA-binding protein 34-like isoform X3, which translates to MVLSNKKLKQRIRQDLVQSLSASVYESQSLKVLLDSASHKPRLSKREKRRNSETCGAREEDDQGVRESDVDNGGSSEKTDTKIIIIKKRKRDDSVEGELEGDEGTKEGDHNPQKQKQKQKNKKKKKKRKVNKAPKKAEEEDKVKVEEIQVNNTDNKEEEEDGGVVPNKLYVGGIPYQSTEDEIRSYFRSSGVITKVDCKMRPEDGAFSGIAFITFETEDGAKRALAFDRAAMGDRFLTIQQYVKTSTPSIPRRKTSSGFAPEMVDGYNRVYIGNLAWDTTERDIRKLFSDCVITSVRLGKNKETGDFKGYAHVDFKDSVSVAIALKLDQHVISGRPVKICCALKERPAAVEETYAAAPDDLVPANEVDNGNYFATTVSSGKVKRRVCYECGEKGHLSTACPKKLQDGADDQANSKLGREEAVDGYALQKTSGDSYYYMNETYAATNEADNGSVVGKVKRRNCYECGEKGHLSTACPKKLQNTNSKLDHQAGPIQVTSNGGGTFMDETYATDPISVAAATNEADDVNLTSPVSTGKKVKRRNCYECGEKGHLSSACPKKLQKQG; encoded by the exons ATGGTGCTGTCGAACAAGAAGCTGAAGCAGAGGATTCGACAAGACTTGGTTCAATCACTATCTGCCTCCGTATACGAGTCTCAGTCTCTGAAAGTGCTTCTTGATTCAGCTAGCCACAAACCCAGATtgtcaaagagagagaaacgaaGAAATAGCGAAACTTGCGGCGCTAGAGAAGAAGACGACCAAGGAGTCAGAGAGAGTGACGTTGACAATGGTGGGTCAAGCGAGAAAACTGATACgaagattattattataaagaagagaaagagagacgatTCTGTGGAAGGCGAATTAGAAGGAGATGAAGGAACTAAGGAAGGGGATCATAACCcccagaagcagaagcagaagcagaaaaataagaagaaaaagaagaagagaaaggtaaACAAAGCACCAAAGAAggctgaggaagaagacaaggttAAGGTAGAAGAGATTCAAGTTAATAATACTGACAA caaagaagaagaagaagatgggggTGTTGTTCCTAACAAGTTATATGTTGGGGGTATTCCTTATCAGAGTACAGAAGATGAGATTCGTAGCTACTTCAGAAGCTCTGGAGTCATCACTAAAGTTGACTGCAAGATGCGTCCTGAGGATGGTGCATTCAGTGGTATTGCCTTCATCACTTttgaa ACTGAAGATGGCGCAAAACGTGCTTTGGCTTTTGATAGAGCTGCAAT GGGTGATCGGTTTTTGACAATCCAGCAATACGTGAAAACAAGCACCCCTTCCATTCCCAGAAGGAAAACATCGTCTGGCTTCGCTCCAGAAATGGTGGATGGCTATAACAGGGTTTACATTGGGAATTTAGCTTGGGACACAACAGAGCGTGACATACGGAAACTCTTCTCTGACTGCGTAATAACCTCAGTGCGGCTGGGCAAAAACAAAGAGACTGGGGACTTTAAAGGGTACGCGCATGTGGATTTCAAAGATAGCGTGTCTGTGGCGATTGCGCTGAAGCTTGATCAGCATGTTATTTCCGGAAGACCTGTCAAGATATGCTGTGCCCTTAAAGAGAGACCAGCAGCAGTGGAAGAGACTTATGCTGCTGCTCCTGATGATCTAGTACCGGCTAACGAAGTTGATAACGGAAACTACTTTGCAACCACGGTTAGCAGCGGTAAAGTCAAAAGGAGGGTCTGTTATGAGTGTGGAGAAAAGGGTCATCTTTCTACAGCCTGTCCCAAAAAGCTACAAGATGGTGCTGATGATCAGGCAAACTCAAAGCTGGGTCGTGAGGAGGCTGTCGATGGGTATGCTCTTCAAAAGACTAGTGGTGATTCTTACTACTACATGAATGAGACTTATGCTGCTACGAATGAAGCTGATAACGGAAGCGTTGTTGGTAAggtgaaaagaagaaactgtTACGAGTGCGGAGAAAAGGGTCATCTTTCTACTGCTTGTCCAAAGAAGCTtcaaaacacaaactcaaagctGGATCACCAAGCAGGACCGATTCAGGTAACAAGCAATGGTGGTGGTACTTTCATGGACGAAACATATGCTACAGATCCGATATCCGTTGCTGCTGCGACAAATGAAGCTGATGATGTAAACTTAACGTCCCCGGTTAGCACTGGTAAGAAGGTCAAAAGGAGAAACTGTTACGAGTGTGGAGAAAAAGGTCATCTGTCTTCAGCTTGTCCTAAGAAGCTGCAAAAACAAGGCTGA